A genomic window from Variovorax paradoxus includes:
- a CDS encoding MerR family transcriptional regulator, whose translation MQSTARSFSPSEAARRLGVSAKALRLYEQRGLVEPGRTAAGWRAYGQKEMSRAAEIVALRALGFSLAQVERALEGNSQGLEQTLAAHQMALEAQLRQLARTVDKVRGVRSELAQGRTPSIGELTGLLAPAAEVRVAFELPWPWGGELFELRDMRSLNYIIGPLGSGKTQLAHCLAKVLPNATMLGLERLEDDEVAAAKSRLDAAPLLKSRVDEALTWLTEDGATPSDALTALLAGLEADGPDALVIDMIEQGLDRATQEALIAWLRRRGPGARPLFMLTRSCAILDLSAVGPDETIILCPANHSPPTQVAPYPGAPGYEAVATCLASPEVRARTAGVMQLQVVKRPSLTP comes from the coding sequence ATGCAATCCACCGCTCGCTCTTTCAGTCCATCCGAAGCCGCGAGGCGACTCGGTGTTTCGGCCAAGGCCCTGCGGCTCTATGAGCAGCGCGGGTTGGTGGAGCCTGGTCGTACCGCGGCGGGGTGGCGGGCGTATGGCCAGAAGGAGATGTCCCGGGCCGCCGAGATCGTCGCGCTTCGCGCGCTCGGCTTCAGCCTTGCGCAGGTGGAGCGGGCGCTGGAAGGTAACTCCCAAGGCCTTGAGCAAACATTGGCGGCGCACCAGATGGCGTTGGAAGCGCAGCTTCGCCAGCTTGCTCGCACGGTCGACAAGGTCCGTGGCGTGCGAAGCGAACTCGCGCAAGGCCGGACGCCGAGCATCGGCGAACTCACAGGCCTGCTGGCACCTGCTGCAGAGGTCCGCGTCGCATTCGAACTGCCGTGGCCATGGGGCGGGGAGCTCTTCGAGCTTCGCGACATGCGCTCCCTGAACTACATCATCGGTCCGCTAGGCAGCGGCAAGACCCAGCTGGCGCATTGCCTCGCCAAGGTGCTGCCCAACGCCACCATGCTGGGTCTGGAGAGGCTTGAAGATGACGAGGTGGCAGCGGCAAAGTCGCGGCTGGATGCCGCTCCCCTGCTGAAGTCCCGCGTCGACGAAGCCCTGACCTGGCTCACGGAAGATGGCGCCACGCCATCGGATGCCTTGACCGCATTGCTCGCCGGCCTGGAGGCCGATGGGCCGGATGCGCTGGTCATCGACATGATCGAGCAAGGCCTCGACCGCGCAACCCAGGAGGCATTGATTGCCTGGCTGCGCCGCCGCGGGCCCGGCGCGCGACCCCTCTTCATGCTCACTCGCTCCTGCGCCATCCTCGATCTGTCGGCAGTCGGACCGGACGAAACCATCATCCTCTGCCCCGCCAACCACAGCCCGCCGACCCAGGTGGCGCCCTATCCCGGCGCGCCCGGCTACGAGGCGGTTGCCACTTGCCTGGCTTCGCCCGAAGTGCGGGCCCGGACTGCGGGAGTCATGCAGCTGCAGGTGGTGAAGAGACCCAGCCTCACCCCTTGA
- a CDS encoding ABC transporter permease → MNTMTTTTTATAAPPSPSVWRAPEISLRWWPVFLRNLLVWRKLAIPSLIGNIAEPLIWLVAFGYGMGALVGQVSVDGVKVPYILFLASGSICMSAMNAASFEALYSAFSRMHVQKTWDGIMNAPVGLDDIVMAEMLWAAFKSIFTVTAILFVMLGLGISHSPKLIVAWMVLIGAGITFSSIALIFNALAKGYDFFTYYFTLFMTPMMFLSGVFFPLEQLPSAVKAVAAWLPLTNAVALVRPLFMDQWPADWWLHAAVLAVYAVVAFWIALALTRKRFKG, encoded by the coding sequence ATGAACACGATGACGACAACAACGACTGCAACGGCCGCACCTCCTTCACCTTCCGTATGGCGCGCCCCCGAAATCTCGCTGCGCTGGTGGCCCGTTTTTTTGCGCAACCTGCTGGTGTGGCGCAAGCTCGCCATTCCCAGCCTGATCGGCAACATCGCCGAGCCGCTGATCTGGCTCGTGGCCTTCGGCTACGGCATGGGCGCGCTGGTGGGACAGGTGTCGGTCGACGGCGTGAAGGTGCCGTACATCCTGTTCCTGGCGAGCGGATCGATCTGCATGAGCGCGATGAACGCGGCGAGTTTCGAGGCGCTGTACTCGGCGTTCTCGCGCATGCACGTGCAGAAGACCTGGGACGGCATCATGAACGCGCCCGTCGGGCTCGACGACATCGTGATGGCCGAGATGCTGTGGGCGGCGTTCAAGTCGATCTTCACCGTGACGGCGATCCTGTTCGTGATGCTCGGGCTGGGCATCAGCCACAGCCCGAAGCTCATCGTTGCGTGGATGGTGCTGATCGGAGCGGGCATCACTTTTTCGTCGATCGCGCTGATCTTCAATGCGCTGGCGAAGGGCTATGACTTCTTCACGTACTACTTCACGCTGTTCATGACACCGATGATGTTCCTGAGCGGCGTTTTCTTTCCGCTCGAGCAACTGCCCTCCGCCGTCAAGGCCGTGGCGGCTTGGCTGCCGCTGACGAATGCGGTGGCGCTGGTGCGGCCGCTGTTCATGGACCAGTGGCCAGCCGACTGGTGGCTGCATGCGGCGGTGCTGGCGGTGTATGCGGTGGTGGCATTCTGGATTGCGCTGGCGTTGACGCGCAAGCGGTTCAAGGGGTGA
- a CDS encoding ATP-binding cassette domain-containing protein, producing MPSITSSASPPLFHASHLHKRYGHTTVVDDLSFEIAPGECLGVIGPNGAGKTTTIRMCLGLTAPDGGDISALGLQMPRDALAIKAQLGVVTQFDTLDPDFSCAENLVVYGRYFGFSKAHVRARVPQLLEFAALSHKADAKPGELSGGMRRRLSLARALVNDPKLLLLDEPTTGLDPQARHLMWERLQVLLQQGKSILLTTHFMDEAERLCSRLLVLDHGRKIAEGRPRDLIAEHLEPDVVEVYGNGALSLAESPELKAMAARVEVSGETVFFYTQDARRLLDALTQHSGLRTFHRPANLEDLFLKLTGRQIREDG from the coding sequence GTGCCGTCCATCACCTCTTCCGCTTCACCCCCTCTGTTCCACGCCAGCCATCTGCACAAGCGCTATGGCCACACCACGGTCGTCGACGACCTGTCGTTCGAGATCGCGCCCGGCGAGTGCCTGGGTGTGATCGGCCCGAACGGTGCAGGCAAGACCACCACCATCCGCATGTGCCTGGGCCTCACAGCACCCGACGGCGGCGATATCTCCGCACTGGGGCTGCAGATGCCGCGCGACGCGCTGGCCATCAAGGCACAGCTTGGCGTGGTCACGCAGTTCGACACGCTCGACCCGGATTTCAGCTGCGCCGAGAACCTCGTGGTGTACGGCCGCTACTTCGGCTTCAGCAAGGCGCATGTGCGCGCACGCGTGCCGCAGCTGCTGGAGTTCGCGGCGCTGTCGCACAAGGCCGATGCGAAGCCGGGCGAGCTCTCGGGCGGCATGCGGCGGCGGCTGTCGCTGGCGCGTGCGCTGGTCAATGACCCGAAGCTGCTGCTGCTCGACGAACCGACCACCGGGCTCGACCCGCAGGCGCGGCACCTGATGTGGGAACGGCTGCAGGTTCTGCTGCAGCAGGGCAAGTCGATCTTGCTGACCACCCACTTCATGGACGAGGCCGAGCGCCTGTGCTCGCGCCTGCTGGTGCTCGACCACGGCCGCAAGATCGCCGAAGGTCGCCCGCGCGATCTGATCGCCGAGCACCTGGAGCCCGACGTGGTCGAGGTGTATGGCAACGGCGCGCTGTCGCTGGCGGAATCGCCCGAGCTGAAGGCGATGGCGGCGCGCGTGGAAGTCAGCGGCGAGACGGTGTTCTTCTACACGCAGGACGCGCGGCGGCTGCTGGATGCGCTGACGCAGCACAGCGGCCTGCGCACCTTTCATCGGCCGGCCAATCTGGAGGACCTCTTCCTCAAGCTTACCGGCCGCCAGATTCGCGAGGACGGCTAG
- a CDS encoding LysR family transcriptional regulator, protein MDRFKAMQTFVQIADQGSLTRAAEALGTSLPAVVRSLAALEAHLGVRLFHRTTRRLSLTEEGRHYLSSAREVLLAADAADLALKAEAREPAGQLTITAPVLFGHMYVAPAIVRFMQRYEKVRCSVRLYDRTVSLLEEGIDVGIRISPLEDSSLVAQTLGTIRRVVAVSPDYLARHGTPTHPRDLNGAPCVRGRVDAPAQWLFHEGGKTISVTPNNRLEFNHLAPAIESCAAGMGFGTFFSYQVMPHVAQGRLKLVLEDFEPPPRPVSVIYPNARLLPARTRAFIEWMKMEFSGLRL, encoded by the coding sequence ATGGATCGTTTCAAGGCCATGCAGACCTTCGTGCAGATTGCCGACCAGGGCAGCCTGACCCGCGCCGCCGAGGCGCTCGGCACCTCGCTGCCCGCGGTGGTGCGCTCGCTCGCCGCGCTGGAAGCGCACTTGGGCGTGCGCCTGTTCCACCGCACCACGCGTCGCCTTTCGCTCACCGAGGAAGGTCGCCACTACCTGTCGAGCGCACGCGAGGTGCTGCTCGCGGCCGACGCCGCCGACCTTGCGCTGAAGGCCGAGGCGCGTGAACCGGCGGGCCAGCTCACCATCACCGCGCCGGTGCTCTTCGGCCACATGTACGTGGCGCCCGCCATCGTGCGCTTCATGCAGCGCTACGAGAAGGTGCGCTGCAGCGTGCGGCTGTACGACCGCACCGTGAGTCTTCTCGAAGAGGGCATCGACGTCGGCATCCGCATCAGCCCGCTGGAAGATTCGTCACTGGTGGCGCAAACGCTGGGCACCATCCGCCGCGTGGTGGCCGTGAGCCCCGACTACCTGGCGCGGCACGGCACGCCAACGCATCCGCGCGACCTGAACGGCGCGCCCTGCGTGCGAGGCCGCGTCGACGCACCGGCGCAGTGGCTGTTCCACGAAGGCGGCAAGACGATCAGCGTGACGCCGAACAACCGCCTGGAGTTCAACCACCTCGCGCCGGCCATCGAGTCGTGCGCAGCGGGCATGGGCTTCGGCACCTTCTTCTCGTACCAGGTGATGCCGCACGTGGCGCAGGGTCGGCTGAAGCTGGTGCTCGAAGACTTCGAGCCGCCGCCTCGGCCGGTAAGCGTGATCTATCCCAATGCGCGGCTGCTGCCCGCGCGCACGCGGGCGTTCATCGAATGGATGAAGATGGAGTTCAGCGGGCTCAGGCTCTAG
- a CDS encoding glutathione S-transferase family protein encodes MNAAAANRPAQPIKLYGTTLSGHVHRVRLFLAMLGLPFESIEIDMRKRDNRAPEFLARNPFGQVPVIEDGDLTLADSNAILVYLNERYAPDPARWMPRDAVGAARVQRWFSVAAGPLAYGPAAARIMALFGHTTDPTETVKRSHALLSVMEMHLQKQPFLAGPAATLADIANYAYVAHAPEGSVALDAYPNVRGWLERVEALPGFVPMVRTPIGLAAVA; translated from the coding sequence ATGAACGCTGCAGCCGCCAATCGCCCCGCCCAGCCCATCAAGCTCTACGGCACCACGCTCTCTGGCCACGTGCATCGCGTGCGGCTGTTCCTCGCGATGCTCGGCCTGCCCTTCGAGAGCATCGAAATCGACATGCGCAAGCGCGACAACCGCGCGCCGGAGTTCCTGGCGCGCAACCCATTCGGCCAGGTGCCGGTGATCGAGGACGGCGACCTCACGCTGGCCGACTCCAACGCCATCCTGGTCTACCTCAACGAGCGCTATGCGCCCGACCCCGCGCGCTGGATGCCGCGCGACGCTGTCGGTGCGGCGCGTGTGCAGCGCTGGTTCTCGGTGGCGGCGGGGCCGCTGGCGTACGGCCCGGCGGCTGCGCGGATCATGGCGCTGTTCGGCCACACCACCGACCCGACGGAAACCGTCAAGCGCTCGCATGCGCTGCTCTCGGTGATGGAGATGCATCTGCAGAAGCAGCCCTTTCTCGCCGGCCCTGCCGCCACGCTGGCCGACATCGCGAACTACGCCTATGTGGCGCATGCGCCCGAAGGCAGTGTGGCGCTCGATGCCTACCCGAACGTGCGCGGCTGGCTCGAGCGCGTGGAAGCCTTGCCGGGCTTCGTACCAATGGTGCGCACGCCCATCGGGCTGGCGGCGGTCGCATGA
- a CDS encoding pyridoxamine 5'-phosphate oxidase family protein — protein MIAAPFHAGERALQALAGSREQMEVAGPRVIRDYMPDQHREFFGLLPFLVVGSLDADMQPWASVLAAPAGFVHSPDATHLRVDALPAAGDPLAGQLKQGATLGLLGIQPHTRRRNRMNGTVEALDDAGFMVAVQQSFGNCPRYIQAREPVFVAPRADAPPQAQWLDKLDLAAHRLIGSADTLFIATAYPNEAAAGDEADASSHGVDVSHRGGRPGFVRIDGDDVLTVPDFNGNRFFNTLGNLAAHPRAGLLFVDFDSGDLLHVAVTAEIIWDGPEVAEFEGAERLMRFHVTHALRRPGVLPLRWGDAQLSPHLAGTGQWNTGMRPLTDGR, from the coding sequence ATGATCGCCGCGCCGTTCCACGCGGGCGAGCGGGCGTTGCAGGCCCTGGCGGGTTCGCGCGAGCAGATGGAGGTGGCTGGGCCTCGCGTCATTCGCGACTACATGCCTGACCAGCACCGCGAGTTCTTCGGGCTGCTGCCGTTCCTCGTGGTCGGCAGTCTCGACGCGGATATGCAGCCATGGGCCAGCGTGCTCGCGGCGCCCGCTGGCTTCGTGCATTCGCCAGATGCCACGCATCTGCGCGTCGACGCGCTGCCCGCCGCAGGCGATCCGCTCGCCGGCCAGTTGAAGCAGGGCGCCACGCTGGGCCTGCTCGGCATCCAGCCGCACACGCGTCGGCGCAACCGCATGAACGGAACGGTCGAGGCGCTCGATGACGCGGGCTTCATGGTTGCGGTGCAGCAGAGCTTCGGCAATTGCCCGCGCTACATCCAGGCGCGCGAACCGGTGTTCGTTGCGCCGCGTGCCGATGCGCCGCCGCAGGCGCAATGGCTCGACAAGCTCGACCTGGCGGCGCACCGTCTTATCGGCAGTGCCGACACGCTGTTCATCGCCACCGCTTATCCGAACGAGGCGGCGGCGGGTGACGAGGCCGATGCGAGTTCGCACGGCGTCGATGTGTCGCACCGCGGCGGTCGCCCGGGCTTCGTGCGCATCGACGGTGATGACGTGCTCACCGTGCCGGACTTCAACGGCAACCGCTTCTTCAACACGCTCGGCAACCTGGCGGCGCATCCGCGCGCGGGGCTGCTGTTCGTCGACTTCGACAGCGGCGATCTGCTGCATGTGGCAGTCACGGCCGAGATCATTTGGGATGGGCCTGAGGTTGCCGAGTTCGAAGGCGCGGAGCGGCTGATGCGCTTCCATGTCACGCATGCGCTGCGCCGTCCGGGAGTATTGCCGCTGCGATGGGGCGATGCGCAACTGTCGCCCCACCTGGCGGGCACGGGTCAGTGGAACACAGGGATGCGCCCGTTGACCGACGGCCGGTAG
- a CDS encoding cytochrome P450, protein MPADPVAAVTHADPYPYYAALRDGPPLAWNEKLRLWIASRADVVEEVLLAHGALRVRPPAEPVPRAIVGSAAGEVFGHLVRMNDGVAHQAHRPTLQRALAGLDLNAVHAAALQVALRVPQQQPLSDTLFSMPVQAVAHLLGFADDALPQVDRWMRDFVACLSPLSTPEQLQRASAAAGELMTRFEVLVAGEPPRHGTLLAAVLAESAGDATLSRSLLANVAGLLSQTCDATAGLVGNSLIALMREPSLRVSTRTRDGLQAIVEETARHDPSVHNTRRFAAEAVTIAGTPLAAGDAVLVLLASANRDPAFNPDPDSFMPVRARRRMLGFGHGMHACPGQALACTLAAASLDALLRRAPDLDAQHLRGWSYRPSVNGRIPVFH, encoded by the coding sequence ATGCCCGCCGACCCGGTCGCTGCCGTCACGCATGCCGATCCCTATCCGTACTACGCCGCACTGCGCGACGGGCCGCCGCTCGCGTGGAACGAGAAGCTGCGCCTCTGGATCGCGAGCCGCGCTGACGTAGTCGAAGAGGTGCTGCTCGCGCACGGCGCGTTGCGCGTGCGGCCGCCCGCCGAGCCGGTGCCGCGCGCCATCGTGGGCAGCGCGGCCGGCGAAGTGTTCGGCCATCTGGTGCGCATGAACGACGGCGTGGCACATCAGGCGCATCGGCCCACTCTGCAACGAGCACTGGCCGGACTCGACCTGAACGCGGTGCATGCGGCGGCCCTGCAGGTGGCGCTGCGTGTGCCGCAGCAGCAACCTCTGTCCGACACGCTGTTCTCGATGCCTGTGCAGGCCGTGGCACACCTGCTCGGTTTTGCCGACGACGCGCTGCCGCAGGTGGACCGGTGGATGCGCGACTTCGTGGCCTGCCTGTCGCCGTTGTCCACGCCCGAGCAGTTGCAGCGTGCGAGCGCCGCCGCGGGCGAGTTGATGACGCGCTTTGAAGTTCTGGTGGCAGGCGAGCCGCCACGGCACGGCACGCTGCTCGCGGCCGTGCTCGCCGAAAGTGCGGGCGATGCAACGCTGTCGCGCTCGCTGCTGGCAAACGTCGCCGGCCTGCTGTCGCAGACCTGCGATGCCACGGCGGGCCTGGTCGGCAACAGCCTGATAGCGCTGATGCGCGAGCCTTCGCTGCGCGTGTCGACTCGTACACGCGATGGCCTGCAGGCCATCGTCGAAGAAACCGCGCGGCATGACCCATCGGTGCACAACACGCGGCGCTTTGCCGCCGAAGCCGTCACCATCGCCGGCACGCCGCTGGCCGCAGGCGATGCGGTGCTGGTGCTGCTGGCCTCGGCAAATCGCGATCCTGCGTTCAACCCCGATCCCGACAGCTTCATGCCCGTGCGCGCAAGGCGCCGCATGCTCGGCTTCGGCCACGGCATGCATGCATGTCCCGGCCAGGCCTTGGCGTGCACGCTGGCGGCGGCCAGCCTCGATGCCCTGCTGCGCCGCGCGCCCGACCTCGATGCGCAACACCTGCGCGGCTGGAGCTACCGGCCGTCGGTCAACGGGCGCATCCCTGTGTTCCACTGA
- a CDS encoding ArsR/SmtB family transcription factor, with the protein MDTTASSADFQLARLAGAIAEPARARMLSCLMDGHARTATELATVAEVAASTASAHLARLKDERLVDLLVQGKHRYFRLANDDVAAALESLMVVAGAPRTPEFKPNTPSRLRSARTCYDHMAGTAGVALHDRLHAQGWLSGLQSGSYELTSEGAIALESLGVEVDAVRRSRRRFACACLDWSERRPHLGGALGAAWLQLSLRRGWVRQELDGRALTLTPKAQREMPELFA; encoded by the coding sequence ATGGACACCACCGCTTCATCCGCCGATTTCCAACTGGCCCGCCTGGCCGGCGCCATCGCCGAACCGGCGCGCGCCCGCATGCTGAGTTGCCTGATGGACGGCCACGCGCGCACTGCCACCGAGCTCGCCACCGTCGCCGAGGTGGCCGCCTCGACCGCCAGCGCGCACCTCGCGCGCCTGAAGGACGAACGGCTGGTCGACCTGCTGGTGCAAGGCAAGCACCGCTACTTTCGCCTCGCCAACGACGACGTCGCCGCCGCGCTCGAAAGCCTGATGGTGGTGGCCGGCGCGCCGCGCACGCCCGAGTTCAAGCCGAACACGCCGAGCCGCCTGCGCAGCGCGCGCACCTGCTACGACCACATGGCGGGCACGGCCGGCGTCGCGCTGCACGACCGGCTGCATGCGCAGGGCTGGCTCAGTGGCCTGCAGAGCGGCTCGTACGAACTCACGTCCGAAGGCGCGATCGCGCTGGAGAGCCTGGGCGTCGAGGTCGATGCGGTGCGCCGCTCGCGCCGCCGGTTCGCCTGTGCCTGCCTCGACTGGAGCGAGCGCCGCCCGCACCTGGGTGGCGCGCTGGGCGCCGCATGGTTGCAGCTGTCGCTGCGCCGCGGATGGGTGCGGCAGGAGCTCGATGGGCGGGCGCTCACGCTCACGCCGAAGGCGCAGCGCGAAATGCCGGAACTCTTCGCGTGA
- a CDS encoding Bug family tripartite tricarboxylate transporter substrate binding protein, translating into MSHFVPTGLSRRSLAAWIASTAAAGAMPAALWPTMASAAEPQLATKLRIVIPANEGGGWDQTGRALGAAMIASGAVGDISYENIGGKGGTIGLAKYVEKYDADPDTLLMSGMVMVGAVALQKPAVTMAQVAPVARLTSDYEVVAVKADSPIKTPKDLIAQLRADAAKTVIAGGSAGGVDHMYAGMLARVAGNAGALVYLPHPGGAQVVEALETGKAAAGISGYSEFSDHLASGKLRAIGVSAKRPFQGIPSVREQGVDADLANWRGVLTGKKVPAERKAVLLEAVRRATMADVWQKTIKRNNWDAYWMAGKDFESFLDLDTAMAGPLIYLLKLKA; encoded by the coding sequence ATGTCGCATTTCGTGCCGACCGGCCTCTCTCGCCGCAGCCTTGCGGCATGGATCGCATCGACAGCTGCCGCGGGCGCAATGCCCGCAGCGCTATGGCCCACGATGGCCAGCGCGGCCGAACCGCAGCTCGCTACCAAGCTGCGCATCGTCATTCCCGCCAACGAAGGCGGCGGCTGGGACCAGACCGGCCGCGCGCTCGGCGCCGCGATGATCGCCTCGGGCGCGGTGGGCGACATCAGCTACGAGAACATCGGCGGCAAGGGCGGCACCATCGGCCTGGCGAAGTACGTCGAGAAATACGATGCCGACCCCGACACCCTGTTGATGAGCGGCATGGTCATGGTCGGCGCTGTGGCGCTGCAGAAGCCCGCAGTCACGATGGCGCAGGTCGCGCCGGTGGCACGGCTCACCAGCGACTACGAAGTGGTGGCGGTAAAGGCCGATTCGCCCATCAAGACTCCCAAGGACCTGATCGCGCAACTGCGCGCGGATGCTGCAAAGACGGTCATCGCCGGCGGCTCGGCCGGCGGCGTGGACCACATGTATGCCGGCATGCTGGCCCGCGTGGCCGGCAACGCGGGGGCGCTGGTCTACCTGCCGCACCCCGGCGGCGCACAGGTGGTCGAGGCGCTCGAAACGGGCAAGGCAGCCGCCGGCATCTCGGGCTACAGCGAATTCAGCGATCACCTGGCCAGCGGCAAGCTGCGCGCCATCGGGGTTTCGGCCAAGCGCCCGTTCCAGGGCATTCCATCGGTGCGCGAACAGGGCGTGGACGCCGACCTCGCCAACTGGCGCGGCGTGCTCACCGGCAAGAAGGTGCCGGCCGAGCGCAAGGCCGTGCTGCTCGAAGCCGTGCGCCGCGCCACCATGGCCGATGTCTGGCAAAAGACCATCAAGCGCAACAACTGGGACGCGTACTGGATGGCGGGCAAGGACTTCGAGAGCTTCCTCGATCTCGATACGGCAATGGCCGGGCCGCTGATCTACCTGCTCAAGCTGAAGGCCTGA
- a CDS encoding Bug family tripartite tricarboxylate transporter substrate binding protein, protein MTQSRSVPLSRRSFSAWIAASAAAAGGGHAALWPRAAHAADAPVSSKLRIVIPANEGGGWDQTGRALGAAMLASGAVGSVVYENIGGKGGTIGLAKYVEKYDADPDTLLMSGMVMVGAVALQKPAVTMANMAPIARLTSDYEVVAVKADSPIKTPKDLIAQLRADAANTVIAGGSAGGVDHMYAGMLARVADASQSLVYQAHPGGAEVVEALATGKAAAGISGYSEFSEGLASGKLRAIGVSSKRPFQGIASVREQGVEADLANWRGVLTGRKVPPYRKAALLTVVRRATATDVWQKAIKQNNWDPFWMEGKDFENFLETDTAMAGPLIYLLKLKA, encoded by the coding sequence ATGACCCAGTCGCGTTCCGTTCCCCTCTCCCGCCGCAGCTTCTCTGCATGGATCGCGGCCTCGGCCGCAGCAGCAGGCGGGGGACATGCCGCACTGTGGCCTCGCGCTGCCCACGCCGCCGATGCACCTGTGAGCAGCAAGCTGCGCATCGTGATTCCCGCCAACGAAGGCGGCGGCTGGGACCAGACCGGGCGCGCGCTCGGCGCCGCGATGCTGGCGTCAGGCGCGGTCGGTAGCGTGGTGTACGAGAACATCGGCGGCAAGGGCGGAACCATCGGCCTGGCGAAGTACGTCGAGAAATACGATGCCGACCCCGACACCCTGCTGATGAGCGGCATGGTCATGGTCGGCGCGGTCGCGCTGCAGAAGCCCGCCGTCACGATGGCCAACATGGCGCCGATCGCCCGCCTCACCAGCGACTACGAAGTGGTGGCGGTGAAGGCCGATTCGCCCATCAAGACGCCGAAGGACCTGATCGCTCAGCTGCGCGCCGATGCGGCCAACACCGTCATCGCGGGCGGCTCCGCTGGAGGCGTGGATCACATGTACGCCGGCATGCTGGCGCGCGTGGCCGACGCTTCGCAGTCGCTGGTCTACCAGGCGCACCCCGGCGGCGCGGAAGTGGTCGAGGCGCTGGCAACCGGCAAGGCCGCGGCCGGCATCTCCGGCTACAGCGAATTCAGCGAGGGCCTGGCCAGCGGCAAGCTGCGCGCCATCGGCGTGTCGTCGAAGCGGCCATTCCAGGGCATCGCCTCGGTGCGCGAGCAGGGCGTGGAAGCCGACCTTGCCAACTGGCGCGGCGTGCTCACCGGCCGCAAGGTGCCGCCGTACCGCAAGGCGGCGCTGCTGACGGTGGTGCGGCGTGCCACCGCCACCGATGTGTGGCAAAAAGCCATCAAACAGAACAACTGGGACCCCTTCTGGATGGAGGGCAAGGACTTCGAGAATTTCCTCGAAACCGACACCGCAATGGCCGGCCCGCTGATCTATCTGCTCAAGCTGAAAGCCTGA